A part of Caretta caretta isolate rCarCar2 chromosome 1, rCarCar1.hap1, whole genome shotgun sequence genomic DNA contains:
- the LOC125638163 gene encoding uncharacterized protein LOC125638163 produces the protein MSFPVWPAWQAAGDHAELISTGDHDGVPESQKSSSMDQTGGTGSDRCLGRGIRAIRSSFRNAKTFVKISQGMKDRGHNRDPKQCRVKLKELRQAYQKTREANGRSGSEPQTCSFYDELHAILGGSATTTPAVLFDSFNGDGGNTEAGLGNEEDSSQQASGETGFPDSQELFLTLDLEPVPPESTQGCLLDPAGGEGTSAACVSMITGSSPSQRLVKIRKKKNALVMKCSLSSCCPPTLTENRRMRGGK, from the exons atgtcatttcctgtttggccagcgtggcaagctgcaggtgaccatgcagagctcatcagcacaggtgaccatgatggagtcccagaatcgcaaaagagctccagcatggaccaaacgggaggtacgggatctgatcgctgtttggggagaggaatccgtgctatccgttccagttttcgaaatgccaaaacctttgtcaaaatctcccagggcatgaaggacagaggccataacagggatccgaagcagtgccgcgtgaaactgaaggagctgaggcaagcctaccagaaaaccagagaggcgaacggccgctccgggtcagagccccaaacatgcagcttctatgatgagctgcatgccattttagggggttcagccaccactaccccagccgtgttgtttgactccttcaatggagatggaggcaatacggaagcaggtttagggaacgaagaagatagctcacagcaagcaagcggagaaaccggttttcccgacagccaggaactgtttctcaccctggacctggagccagtaccccccgaatccacccaaggctgcctcctggacccagcaggcggagaagggacctccg ctgcatgtgtttcaatgatcacaggatcttctccttcccagaggctagtgaagattagaaagaaaaaaaacgcactcgtgatgaaatgttctctgagctcatgctgtcctcccacactgacagagaacagacgaatgcgtggaggcaaataa